A stretch of Xenopus laevis strain J_2021 chromosome 8S, Xenopus_laevis_v10.1, whole genome shotgun sequence DNA encodes these proteins:
- the slitrk4.S gene encoding SLIT and NTRK-like protein 4 — MISPRSLRLFCHCQKMFVWLFLFLCTPLSSTNPDSELSLEICNVCSCLSVENVMYVNCEKVALYRPNQLKPPPSNFYHLNLQNNLLIILYPNTFLNFTHAVSLQLGNNKLQNIEGGAFQGLSALKQLHLNNNELKVLRADTFQGIENLEYLQADYNLIKYIERGAFNKLHKLKVLILNDNLVSALPDNIFRFASLTHLDIRGNRIQKMPYIGVLEHIGRVVELQLEDNPWNCTCDLLPLKAWLENMPYNIYIGEAICETPSDLYGRLLKETNKQELCSMGTGSDFDVRILPPSMETTFTTPGGQPAQTSLQRLVTKAPKTTNPSKNSGIVSGKSVSNHSLSQIVLFQTRIPSFSPCPSPCMCKTYPSDLGLSVNCQERNVKSLAELVPKPLNAKKLHVNGNYIKHVEQSDFVDFEGLDLLHLGSNQLTNIQGNVFCNLTNLRRLYLNGNQIERLSPEIFAGLHNLQYLYLEYNVIKEILGGTFESMPNLQLLYLNNNLLRSLPAYIFSGVPLARLNIRNNHFMYLPVSGVLEQLRSLTQIDLEGNPWDCTCDLVALKLWLEKLSEGIVMKEVKCETPVQFANIELRSLKNEILCPKLINKPPTHYTSPLPAFTFTTPLGPIKSPPGGPVPLSILILSILVVLILTVFVAFCLLVFVLKRNKKPTVKHEGIGNQECSSMQLQLRKHDQKALKMDGISAETFFPQTIEQMSKSHTCGMKDPEVGFHFSDHQGQKMVLRNLTEKERDLLLADSRKRLSTIDELDEFFPGRDSNLFIQNFLESKKEYNSIGVSGFEIHYPEKLQDKKNKKSLIGGNHSKIVVEQRKSEYFELKAKLQGTPDYLQVLEEQTALSKM, encoded by the coding sequence ATGATTTCTCCCAGAAGTCTGAGGCTGTTCTGTCACTGCCAGAagatgtttgtgtggcttttccTCTTTCTCTGCACTCCACTCTCCTCCACCAACCCTGACTCTGAACTGTCTCTTGAGATCTGCAATGTCTGCTCCTGCCTGTCAGTGGAAAATGTTATGTATGTCAACTGTGAGAAAGTGGCATTGTACAGACCAAATCAGTTGAAGCCACCTCCCTCCAATTTCTATCATCTAAACTTGCAGAATAATCTATTAATCATTTTATACCCCAACACCTTCCTCAATTTCACTCATGCTGTTTCCCTGCAGCTTGGTAACAATAAATTGCAAAATATAGAGGGAGGAGCTTTCCAGGGACTTAGTGCACTGAAACAGTTGCACTTGAACAACAATGAACTGAAGGTCTTGAGGGCTGACACTTTCCAGGGCATAGAAAACTTGGAATATCTCCAGGCTGACTACAATTTAATCAAGTATATTGAGCGGGGAGCCTTTAATAAACTTCACAAACTCAAAGTTCTCATTCTTAATGACAATCTTGTTTCTGCTCTGCCTgataatattttcagatttgcctCCTTAACACATTTAGACATCAGAGGAAACAGGATTCAAAAAATGCCCTATATAGGAGTCTTAGAGCATATTGGACGAGTGGTCGAGCTGCAGCTGGAAGATAATCCATGGAATTGTACATGTGATTTGTTGCCTCTGAAAGCATGGTTGGAGAACATgccatataacatatatattggAGAGGCTATATGTGAGACACCAAGTGATCTGTATGGGCGGTTATTAAAAGAAACCAATAAACAAGAATTATGTTCAATGGGTACCGGCAGTGACTTTGACGTAAGGATTTTGCCTCCATCAATGGAGACAACTTTTACCACCCCTGGGGGTCAACCTGCCCAAACATCTTTGCAACGTTTGGTCACCAAGGCCCCAAAGACCACCAATCCCTCCAAAAACTCTGGGATAGTTTCTGGCAAATCTGTTTCCAACCACAGCCTCAGTCAGATAGTATTGTTCCAAACTAGGATACCTTCTTTCTCTCCTTGCCCTTCTCCTTGTATGTGCAAAACCTATCCCTCAGATTTGGGATTAAGTGTAAACTGTCAGGAGAGGAACGTTAAGTCATTGGCTGAACTGGTTCCTAAACCTTTAAATGCCAAGAAGCTTCATGTAAATGGTAATTATATTAAACATGTGGAACAGTCAGATTTTGTAGATTTTGAGGGTCTGGATTTGCTCCATTTGGGAAGCAATCAACTAACAAACATCCAAGGCAATGTGTTCTGCAACCTTACAAATCTAAGGAGGTTATATCTAAATGGAAATCAAATTGAACGCTTGAGCCCTGAGATTTTTGCTGGGTTGCACAACCTGCAATATTTATATctggaatataatgttataaaggAAATCTTGGGTGGAACTTTTGAATCCATGCCAAACCTTCAGCTTCTGTACCTAAATAATAATCTTCTGAGAAGTCTGCCAGCTTATATTTTTTCTGGAGTGCCCCTGGCCAGGCTTAACATACGGAATAATCATTTCATGTACTTGCCTGTAAGTGGCGTTCTTGAGCAGCTGAGATCTCTGACACAGATTGATCTGGAAGGGAATCCATGGGACTGCACTTGTGATTTGGTTGCTCTGAAACTATGGCTTGAGAAACTTAGCGAAGGAATCGTCATGAAAGAGGTTAAATGTGAGACACCCGTGCAGTTTGCAAACATTGAATTGAGATCACTTAAAAATGAAATTCTTTGCCCTAAATTGATTAACAAGCCTCCTACACATTATACAAGTCCTTTACCTGCATTTACCTTCACTACTCCTCTGGGTCCAATCAAAAGCCCTCCCGGGGGACCTGTGCCATTGTCTATTCTAATCCTCAGCATTTTGGTAGTGCTTATTTTAACAGTGTTTGTTGCCTTTTGTCTTCTTGTTTTTGTCCTGAAACGTAACAAAAAGCCAACAGTCAAGCACGAGGGAATTGGAAATCAGGAATGCAGTTCTATGCAGCTTCAGCTAAGGAAGCATGATCAGAAAGCACTTAAAATGGATGGTATTTCTGCAGAAacattttttccacaaacaaTCGAACAAATGAGTAAAAGTCACACTTGTGGCATGAAGGACCCTGAAGTAGGATTTCATTTCTCAGACCACCAAGGTCAAAAAATGGTCCTGAGAAATCTAACAGAAAAGGAAAGGGATTTATTGCTTGCTGATTCTAGAAAGAGGCTTAGTACAATAGATGAACTGGATGAATTCTTTCCAGGAAGAGATTCAAATTTATTTATCCAGAAttttttagaaagtaaaaaagAATACAACAGTATAGGAGTAAGTGGTTTTGAAATTCATTACCCAGAAAAGCTGCAAGACAAAAAGAACAAGAAATCTTTAATAGGTGGGAATCATAGCAAAATTGTAGTAGAACAGAGAAAGAGTGAATATTTTGAACTCAAAGCAAAACTTCAAGGGACGCCTGATTATTTACAAGTCCTCGAAGAACAAACAGCACTGAGCAAAATGTAG